The genomic interval ACACCCCCAAAGCAGAGCCCCGCGACGACCGCCGCCACAACGCCTGCAATCAGCTTCCGCACCGTCTTCCCCGATCTGGATGCACTACACGTTGGTGTGATTCCGGCAACACCCCTGCGCCGGACCGTGCTAAGGCTAGCCGGAATCCGGACGTAACGCGAGCGAGCGGCGCAGAATCCCCTGCACGAGGGGGTTCAGCGTCTCGTGCGGGACACGAACCCGGGCGGCAGCGCCGCGAGCGGGTTGAGCTGCAGCACGCGACCCATCTCGGCGGCCGCGGCGTCCTCGCGACCGAGCTGCCGCAGGACGATCGCGTGGTCGTAGCGCAGGGTCCAATCCTCCGGAGAGCGGTCGATCGCCGCGCGGAACGCGCGCTCGGCGGGGACGAGCTCGCCCAGGCGCAGGGCCGCGAGCGCCTCGATGCGCAGCGCGCGAGGGCGCACCGTCGGTCCGTCCGAGCGGCGGGCCAGTGCGACCGCCTGCTCGCCGTTGCCGCGCTCCAGCGCCGACTCGGCCCGGTCGACCCGACGCTCCTGCTGCAGCGACAGCGCGAGCACGAACGCGGCCGCCAGGAACGCGCACGCGAGCGCTCCTCGGATCGGTCGGGAGAGCGCGACGGCGTCCACGGCCCGCGATCCTAGCGCGACGTTCCGCCGACATCGTGCACTACGCTGCCGCGGTGCACGGAGGACGGGGCGAGGGGCGGACGCGGACGCGTCGGGGTGGCGGACGGGTGCCGCTGGAGCCCCTCCACGTCCTGGCCTGCGTCCTCGTGGCCGGGCTGCTCGTGCTCGCCGCCTGGACCTCGGGCGGCTACTTCCCCACCGACGTCGCGCTGATCGGCGTCGTCGCGCTCGTCGGGCTGGCGCTGCTCGTGCTCGTCCTCCCGCGCGTCGCGGTCCCATCGGGACCGGGGCTGCTGACGCTCACCGGGATCGTCGCCCTCGCCGCCTGGAGCGGCCTGTCCGCCGCCTGGTCCCCGGACCCGGTCGCGGCGACCCAGGCGATGATCCGTGCCGGCGCCTACGCCGCCGTCTTCGCCCTCGCGCTGCTCGCCGCCGGGACGGGCCGCCACGCGGCGCTGCTCGTGCGGCTCGTCGTGCTCGTGCTCGTCGCGATCTGCGTCGCCGCGGTGCTCTCGCGCCTGCGGCCGTTCCTGATCCCGACCGATCCCGGCCTCGTCTCCTTCGCGGGCGGGCGGCTCTCGTACCCGATCAGCTACTGGAACGGCCTCGGGGCGATCGCCGCGATGGCGATCGTCGCCACCGCTGCGCTGGCCTGCGACCCGCAGGGCCGCCGGGTCGAGCGGGCGCTGGCCGCCGCCGGCGGGACCGTCGCCACGCTCGCGCTGTACCTCACGCTCTCGCGCGCGTCGATCGCCGCCGCGCTCCTGGGCCTCCTCGTGCTCGCCGTGCTCTCGCCGCGCCGCGTGCGGCTCCTGGGGTCGGCCGCGATCATCGGGGCGGCGGGCGCCGTCGCGGTGCTCGTCGTGCGCGGGTCGCCGGAGCTCGTCGACATGCCCGGTGCCCTCGACGTGCAGTCCCGGGAGGGCGGGCGCGCCCTCGCGGTCCTCGTGGCGCTCGCCGCCGGCGCCGCCGCCGTGCAGTGGGTCGTCGCGGCCCTCGAGCCCGGCACCCGCCCGACCGGCTCCCGGTCCCGCGGTCGTCACGTCCCCGTCGGGGCGCAGCGCGTCCCGGTCGTCGGGATCGTCGCGGGCCTCGTCCTCGCCCTGGTCGGCGCCGCCGGCTACGCGGCCGCCGGCGAGCGGCTCGAGGGACGGGTCGCCGACGGCGTCTTCGGCGCGCGGTCGTTCGTCGACCGCCAGTACGACGAGTTCCTCGACTCGAGCGCGGCGCCCGCACGTGGGCAGGAGCGCCTGTCGGAGTCGCGGTCCAGTCGCTCGGAGTCCTTCCGTGTCGCGCGCGAGACGTTCGCCGACGCGCCGCTCGTCGGCGTCGGCGCGGGCGGCTACCGCGTGGCGTGGTTCGAGCGCCGCGAGATCACCGAGAGCATCCGCAACGCGCACTCGCTGCCGCTGGAGACGCTCGCGGAGCTCGGGCTCGTCGGGGGTGCGATCCTGGCGATGATCCTCGCCGGCCTGCTGTCGGGCCTGCGGTCCGTGCGCGTGCGGACGCGCGGCCTGACGCGCGCGCAGGCCGCGGCGGGCGGGGGCGCCGTGACCGTCTGGGTGGTGCACGCCGCCCTGGACTGGGACTGGCAGCTCGCGGGCGTGACGCTCCCGGCGCTCGTGCTGGCGGCGGCGCTGCACAGCTCGCTCCCGGGCGGCCGGGGCGGGGGCGAGGGGTCGCGCGGACGCGGTCGCGGGGCGGCCGCCACGTCGTGACCCGCTCCTGGTTGCAGGGGGACCTGCCGATGTATGGAACGCCCCGACCCACTGCTATGTTCGCCCGCCGCCACCGGCGCGTGGCGGCTCTCTCCATCTCATGAACGACGCCTCGACCTCGATCACCCTCCCGGCGCTGTACGCGGTCGTCCGCCGCAACGCCGCCATCATCCTCTTCACGATCGGGCTCGCCGTCGGGACCTCCGTGGCCCTCTCGGCCGCGACCGATCCGGTGTACGAGGCACGGTCGGCGGTGGCGTTCAACGACAACTCCGCCGACCTCCAGGCGCTCGGGATCCCGGCGTCCCCGGACTTCCAGCCCGACAAGGCCGCGGCCGCCCAGGCGGAGCGGATCACGCGCCCCGACGTCATCGCCGAGGTCCGGCGGACGCTGCGCGTGGACCTCAGCGTCCAGGAGATCCAGGACTCCGTCAGCACCCAGGTCGACCCGGCGAGCAACCTCGTCTCGATCATCGTCGAGGCACCGACCGCCGACCTCGCGGCCCGCCTGGCCAACGGCCTGGCCGCCGCGGTCCGCGACGACGCCACCGACCGGGTGAAGGCCCGGTACCGCGAGGGGGGCCGCGCCGCGCAGCGGCGCGCCAACCGCCTCAAGGGCGACCGCAACCTCGCACGCCGCGCCGTCTTCGAGGACCAGGCCGCCCGGCTGCTGGCGCTCGCGAGCTTCGCGACCCCGGTCGACGTCGTGCGCACCGCCGAGGTGCCGGAGGGGCCCTCCTCGCCCAAGCCCGTGCGCAACGGCGTGCTCGCCGCGCTGCTCGGGGCGATCCTCGGGGCCGGCCTGGTCTTCCTGCGGCAGACCTTCGACCGTCGCCTGCGCGAGGTCGACGAGGTCCGCGAGCAGATCGACCTGCCGATCGCCGGCTTCCTGACCACGCGCGCCCTCGGCCACGTCGCGTTCCCCGGCAGCGGGGACAAGAAGCCCAAGGAGCAGGACACCGAGGCGTTCCGGATCCTGCGCACGAACGTCGGGTTCCTCGACCCGGCCGGGCCGCCGAAGGTCGTCCTCGTGACGAGCCCGCTGCCCGAGGAGGGGAAGTCCACCACCGCGTCCGGCCTCGCGTGGGCCGAGGCGGTCGCCTCGCGGGCGACGCTGCTCGTCGACTGCGACCTGCGCCGCCCCACGGTCGCCAAGCGCCTGGGCCTGCCGGCCAGCCCCGGCCTCACCGAGTTCCTCGCGGGCGAGGCCGAGCCGGCGGACATCCTCCACACCGTGGACGCCGGGGACGGATCGAAGCTCGTCGTCATCACCGCGGGCGGCCACACGAGCAACCACGCCGAGATGCTCGTCTCCGAGCGCTTCCGCGAGTTCCTCGCCCAGGTCTCCGACGTCTACGATCGGATCGTGCTCGACAGCGCGCCGCTGCTGCCCGTGAGCGACACGATCGGCCTGCTCCCGCAGGTCGACGCGGTGCTGCTGTGCCTGCGCCTGGGGCAGACCACGCGCGACGACGCGACCGCGGCGCGCAACGCGCTGGACCGCTTCCCCGACGCGACCGTCGGCATGGTCCTCACCGCCGCGGACAAGAGCCAGCGTCCCTACTACGCGGGCTCGTACGCGTACACGAGCCTGCCGGCCTCCGAGCGGGCGTGATGCTGCCGACGGCGCACCGGGCGTCGCGGCCGCCGGGCGCCTTCGGCGTAGCGCTCACCGGAGCGCTGGTCCTGCTGGCGGGCCTCCTCGCCGCCGCGATGGTCAACGCGGCGCCGAGCAGCGCGATCCTGCCGCTGATCGCGGCGGCGGGCGTCGTCGCCCTGTACGTCGCGATCGCCCACCCGACGCTGATGGTCGCGGGCGCGGCCCTGGCCGTCCCGCTCGAGGCGTTCCGGCCCGGCGCGATCAGCCCCTCGGCCGCGGTCATCGGCCTCGCGGCGATCGGCGTGCTCATCCGCTGGGTCTGCACCACGCCACTGCGGCTGCCGCGCCATCCGGCCCTGATCGCGTTCTTCGTCCTGGTCCTCGTCAACGCCGCCGGTCTCGTCTTCGCGGTCTCGCCGGTCGACGTCGGCCGCCAGCTCGTCGTGTGGATGACGCTGCTGGTCGTCGTCGGCGGCTTCGCGCTGACGGCCACGCGTCGCGACGTCCGCTTCGTGATGCTCGCGCTCGCGGTCTGCGGCGGTCTCGCCGGGGCGGTCGCGATCATCGATCCCAAGCCGCTGACCGGCTACGTCTTCGGCGGCGGGGACGTCACGCGCGCGACCGGCGGCTTCGGCTCGCCCAACGCGCTCGGCGCGCTGCTCGTCCTGACGATGCCGATCCAGGTCGTGCTCGCGCTGCGCGGCCATCCGGTCGTGCGCGCGGTCGCCGCCGGCTGCTTCGTCGTCTCGCTCGTCGGCATGGGCCTGTCGGTCTCGCGCGGCGCGTTCGTCGGGCTCGGCGCGGCGCTGCTGGTGCTTGCGCTGTGGCCGCCCGTGCGGCGCATGGCGGCGGTGCTGCTCCCGGTCGTCCTCGTCGTCTCGCTCGTCGGCAGCAACCCGGCCTCCCCGATCGCCGGCAAGGTCGTCGAGCGGCTCACCGAGGTCCAGACCGCGGGCTCGAGCAACCCGCGGCTCGTCGTCTGGCGCAAGGCGCCGCAGATCCTCTCCGACCACCCGATCTTCGGCGTCGGGGCCCTGCACTTCGGCTACTACGCGAGCGTCTACGGGATCCGCTTCCCCGAGGGCGTGCCCGACCACGCCCACAACCTGATCCTCAACACGGCGATCGAGAACGGGCTGCTCGGCCTCGCCGCGTTCCTCGCGATGTTCGCGACGGCGCTCGCCGCGATGCGCCGCGTGATCCGGACCGCCTCGGGGGAGGGTGCCGCGCTCGCGTACGCTCTCGCCGCCGCCCTGACCGGCTTCTTCGTCAGCGGCCTCGTCGACGACGCCCTGGGCGTCACCCCGATCGGGGTCGCGTTCTTCCTCGCCCTCGGCTGCGTGATCGGCCTGTCGCTCGACGAGCAGCGCCGCGCGTCCGCCGCACGACCCACCGGAGAGACCACCCCAACATGACCCTGAAGTCGCTCGCGAAGCGGGTCACGCCCGCCTGGGCGTTCCGCACCCGTGACCGCTACCGCAACGCGCGTGCCACCCGGCGCTTCGCGGGCATGCCCACCGACCAGGTCTTCGAGACGATCTACCGCGAGGGGCTGTGGGGCGGGGAGGCCGGCGGCGAGCCGACCTCCGGCCGCGGCAGCCACGACGCCACCATCGTCGAGCCGTACGTCGCCGCGGTCACCGCGTTCCTGCAGGAGCTTCCCGTCCCGCCCGACGCCGTCGACCTGGGCTGCGGCGACTTCAACGTCGGCTCGCGCATCCGGCCCGCGTGCGGGCGCTACGTCGCCTGCGACGTGGCCGCGAGCGTGATCGAGCGCAACCGCGGCCACTACCCGGCCGAGCTCGACGTCGACTTCCGCGCCCTGGACATGCTCACCGAGCCACTGCCCGAGGGCGACGTCGCCTTCGTGCGGCAGGTCCTGCAGCACCTCTCCAACGCGCAGATCCAGCAGGTGCTGCCGAAGCTGCGCCGCTACCGGTGGGTGCTCATCACCGAGCACGTCTCCGACGACCCGCGGTTCGTCCCGAACCTCGACATCGTCGCCGGGCCCGGCATCCGCACCGAGCGCCGCTCCGGCGTGGTCCTCGCCGACCCGCCGTTCTCGTTCGTCGCCGACGAGGCCCGCGAGATCTGCCGCGTCGACCACGAGGAGGGCACGATCGTGACGACCGCCTACCGCTTCGACGGGACCGGCGCGTGAACGCCGCGCGCGAGGTCGCCCCCTA from Paraconexibacter algicola carries:
- a CDS encoding O-antigen ligase family protein, translated to MPLEPLHVLACVLVAGLLVLAAWTSGGYFPTDVALIGVVALVGLALLVLVLPRVAVPSGPGLLTLTGIVALAAWSGLSAAWSPDPVAATQAMIRAGAYAAVFALALLAAGTGRHAALLVRLVVLVLVAICVAAVLSRLRPFLIPTDPGLVSFAGGRLSYPISYWNGLGAIAAMAIVATAALACDPQGRRVERALAAAGGTVATLALYLTLSRASIAAALLGLLVLAVLSPRRVRLLGSAAIIGAAGAVAVLVVRGSPELVDMPGALDVQSREGGRALAVLVALAAGAAAVQWVVAALEPGTRPTGSRSRGRHVPVGAQRVPVVGIVAGLVLALVGAAGYAAAGERLEGRVADGVFGARSFVDRQYDEFLDSSAAPARGQERLSESRSSRSESFRVARETFADAPLVGVGAGGYRVAWFERREITESIRNAHSLPLETLAELGLVGGAILAMILAGLLSGLRSVRVRTRGLTRAQAAAGGGAVTVWVVHAALDWDWQLAGVTLPALVLAAALHSSLPGGRGGGEGSRGRGRGAAATS
- a CDS encoding polysaccharide biosynthesis tyrosine autokinase; translated protein: MNDASTSITLPALYAVVRRNAAIILFTIGLAVGTSVALSAATDPVYEARSAVAFNDNSADLQALGIPASPDFQPDKAAAAQAERITRPDVIAEVRRTLRVDLSVQEIQDSVSTQVDPASNLVSIIVEAPTADLAARLANGLAAAVRDDATDRVKARYREGGRAAQRRANRLKGDRNLARRAVFEDQAARLLALASFATPVDVVRTAEVPEGPSSPKPVRNGVLAALLGAILGAGLVFLRQTFDRRLREVDEVREQIDLPIAGFLTTRALGHVAFPGSGDKKPKEQDTEAFRILRTNVGFLDPAGPPKVVLVTSPLPEEGKSTTASGLAWAEAVASRATLLVDCDLRRPTVAKRLGLPASPGLTEFLAGEAEPADILHTVDAGDGSKLVVITAGGHTSNHAEMLVSERFREFLAQVSDVYDRIVLDSAPLLPVSDTIGLLPQVDAVLLCLRLGQTTRDDATAARNALDRFPDATVGMVLTAADKSQRPYYAGSYAYTSLPASERA
- a CDS encoding O-antigen ligase family protein produces the protein MLPTAHRASRPPGAFGVALTGALVLLAGLLAAAMVNAAPSSAILPLIAAAGVVALYVAIAHPTLMVAGAALAVPLEAFRPGAISPSAAVIGLAAIGVLIRWVCTTPLRLPRHPALIAFFVLVLVNAAGLVFAVSPVDVGRQLVVWMTLLVVVGGFALTATRRDVRFVMLALAVCGGLAGAVAIIDPKPLTGYVFGGGDVTRATGGFGSPNALGALLVLTMPIQVVLALRGHPVVRAVAAGCFVVSLVGMGLSVSRGAFVGLGAALLVLALWPPVRRMAAVLLPVVLVVSLVGSNPASPIAGKVVERLTEVQTAGSSNPRLVVWRKAPQILSDHPIFGVGALHFGYYASVYGIRFPEGVPDHAHNLILNTAIENGLLGLAAFLAMFATALAAMRRVIRTASGEGAALAYALAAALTGFFVSGLVDDALGVTPIGVAFFLALGCVIGLSLDEQRRASAARPTGETTPT
- a CDS encoding class I SAM-dependent methyltransferase; amino-acid sequence: MTLKSLAKRVTPAWAFRTRDRYRNARATRRFAGMPTDQVFETIYREGLWGGEAGGEPTSGRGSHDATIVEPYVAAVTAFLQELPVPPDAVDLGCGDFNVGSRIRPACGRYVACDVAASVIERNRGHYPAELDVDFRALDMLTEPLPEGDVAFVRQVLQHLSNAQIQQVLPKLRRYRWVLITEHVSDDPRFVPNLDIVAGPGIRTERRSGVVLADPPFSFVADEAREICRVDHEEGTIVTTAYRFDGTGA